The Xyrauchen texanus isolate HMW12.3.18 chromosome 38, RBS_HiC_50CHRs, whole genome shotgun sequence genome window below encodes:
- the LOC127632072 gene encoding G-protein coupled receptor 4-like yields MQIMMNNSSYSCVIMTQSSSHLLMSIYIIEFILGLLFNLITIGPIIQQIRKKNVLGIYLLSLSISDLLYILTMPLWIHYFSNNHKWTLKQELCSLSGFFYYSNLYISIFLLCWISIDRCLAITFPLRIQAFRRQRYAWIICGLVYVFVMVLHCLVLALDKLPDPLNDERCYETFPMTERIAIFNLIRVAIGFLLPLVVITVCYCLIPNKVQQSRGVDEQGKRKVRLLSMGVIGIFLICFAPYHIILLLRSIAFFSVGGKASCKFEQVMYLPFTCSLALSSLNSMVDPVLYVLASNGVREDMRWCCWKNRPTQETGSPLVDSKWKTRVTHLS; encoded by the exons ATGCAG ATTATGATGAACAACTCAAGCTATTCATGTGTGATTATGACCCAATCGTCAAGTCACCTGCTGATGTCCATCTACATCATCGAATTTATCTTGGGTCTGCTGTTCAACCTGATCACCATTGGTCCCATTATCCAGCAAATCCGCAAAAAGAACGTTTTAGGAATTTACCTACTCAGCCTATCTATCTCTGATCTCCTGTACATCCTCACCATGCCTCTGTGGATACATTATTTCAGCAACAACCACAAATGGACACTCAAGCAGGAACTGTGTAGCCTGTCTGGCTTCTTTTACTATTCCAACCTTTACATCAGCATCTTTCTACTCTGCTGGATCTCCATCGATCGCTGCCTGGCCATCACATTCCCACTGCGAATCCAAGCCTTCCGCCGCCAACGGTATGCCTGGATCATCTGTGGGTTggtctatgtttttgtgatggtCTTGCACTGTCTGGTTCTAGCCTTGGATAAGCTGCCAGATCCACTGAATGACGAGAGGTGCTACGAGACCTTCCCCATGACGGAGCGCATTGCCATCTTCAACCTGATACGGGTGGCCATAGGTTTTCTTTTGCCACTTGTGGTCATCACAGTCTGCTACTGTTTGATTCCAAACAAGGTGCAGCAAAGCAGAGGGGTTGATGAACAGGGCAAGCGCAAAGTGAGGCTTCTGTCTATGGGAGTTATTGGGATTTTCTTGATTTGCTTTGCCCCATACCATATTATACTGCTGCTACGATCCATCGCATTCTTCTCTGTTGGGGGTAAAGCAAGCTGCAAGTTTGAACAAGTAATGTATTTACCCTTTACTTGCTCCCTAGCCCTGTCCAGCCTCAATAGCATGGTAGACCCAGTGCTCTATGTGTTGGCCAGTAATGGAGTGAGGGAGGACATGCGTTGGTGCTGTTGGAAAAACAGGccaacacaggaaacaggaagtccTCTTGTTGATTCAAAATGGAAGACCAGAGTAACCCATTTGTCTTGA
- the LOC127632070 gene encoding prolactin-releasing peptide receptor-like, which produces MDPLLEQVLAGFNGTLGAMNRTDPLDKFSGTQLLLRFKPLFIPLYALIVVVAGVGNSFLLACILADKKLHNATNFFIGNLAAWDLLMCLSCVPLTASYAFETRGWAFGRPLCHLIPLLQGATVFASVLSLTAIAMDRYVVVAYPVRRRISVWGCGAVALGVWAVSLALATPPCLHTRYVDLRPSGMELVVCEEFWLGAERQRLLYSCFFLLASYMIPLLSVSISYCAISVHLRKHTLPGEPSQSQQRWSKQRHKTFSLLVASVLAFALCWLPLQVLNLLLDLDSEFKILDKRYINVLQVSCHLVAMSSACYNPFIYASLHSKVRMHLRGYLCPCRRSGQELLSHCTSRNPATCLTLISEVVVKESQSSESPIPDSCL; this is translated from the coding sequence ATGGATCCTCTTCTGGAACAAGTGTTGGCGGGCTTTAACGGAACCCTTGGAGCTATGAATCGAACAGACCCCCTGGATAAATTCTCAGGAACCCAGCTGCTCTTACGCTTCAAACCCCTCTTTATTCCCCTCTACGCCTTGATTGTTGTTGTGGCCGGTGTCGGGAACAGTTTCCTCCTAGCCTGTATACTTGCAGACAAGAAGCTCCACAACGCCACCAACTTCTTCATCGGCAACCTGGCAGCTTGGGATTTGCTCATGTGCCTGAGCTGTGTGCCACTGACAGCATCGTATGCCTTCGAAACACGTGGTTGGGCATTCGGCCGTCCGCTGTGCCACCTTATTCCCCTGTTGCAGGGCGCAACGGTCTTTGCCTCAGTTCTATCCCTCACCGCCATTGCCATGGACCGTTATGTAGTGGTGGCATACCCAGTGCGAAGGCGTATCTCTGTGTGGGGTTGTGGCGCAGTGGCATTGGGTGTCTGGGCGGTTTCGCTGGCCCTTGCCACTCCTCCCTGCCTTCACACTCGCTACGTGGACCTGCGGCCCAGTGGCATGGAGTTGGTAGTATGCGAGGAGTTCTGGCTGGGCGCTGAACGACAGCGCCTCCTGTACTCCTGCTTCTTCTTATTGGCATCCTATATGATCCCTCTCTTGTCTGTTAGCATCTCCTACTGCGCCATCAGCGTGCACCTTCGCAAACACACGCTGCCCGGAGAGCCCTCGCAAAGCCAGCAGCGATGGAGCAAGCAAAGGCACAAAACGTTCTCTTTGCTGGTTGCCTCCGTCCTCGCCTTTGCCCTCTGCTGGCTCCCCCTTCAGGTCCTGAACCTGCTTCTGGATCTAGACTCTGAATTCAAGATACTGGACAAACGTTACATCAACGTGCTGCAGGTCAGCTGCCATCTGGTTGCCATGAGCTCAGCCTGCTACAACCCCTTCATCTATGCCTCGCTGCACAGCAAGGTCCGCATGCACCTGCGGGGATACCTGTGTCCCTGCAGACGCAGTGGGCAGGAGTTACTATCTCACTGCACCTCTCGTAACCCTGCCACCTGCCTGACACTCATCTCGGAGGTGGTGGTGAAAGAGAGCCAATCATCCGAGAGCCCCATCCCTGACAGCTGCCTCTGA